The proteins below come from a single Carnobacterium divergens DSM 20623 genomic window:
- the prfB gene encoding peptide chain release factor 2 (programmed frameshift): protein MELSEIRNNLAKATDKIAGFGRSLDLETMEQDIAELDNRMTEPGFWDDGTKAQGVINEANSLKEKYNQFKELSQTKEDLEILLEMVKEEPDEELEKELEENYQEFQKDLDKYELDMLLSAPYDKNNAIIELHPGAGGTESQDWGSMLLRMYMRWAEKKGFKVETLDYQDGEEAGIKSVTLLIKGHNAYGYLKAEKGVHRLVRISPFDSAGRRHTSFVSIDVMPEIEDAETVAINNDDLKVDTYRASGAGGQHINKTDSAVRITHIPTGIVVASQAQRSQLKNRDQAMGMLKAKLYQLELEEKEKELAEIRGEQKEIGWGSQIRSYVFHPYSMIKDHRTNYETGNVQGVMDGDLDPFIDAYLKSTMLLNE from the exons ATGGAATTAAGTGAAATCAGGAATAATTTAGCTAAAGCAACAGATAAAATTGCAGGCTTTGGGAGGTCTCTT GACTTAGAGACAATGGAACAAGATATTGCAGAACTTGACAACAGAATGACCGAACCTGGTTTTTGGGACGATGGAACTAAGGCGCAAGGAGTTATCAATGAAGCCAATAGTCTAAAAGAAAAATACAATCAGTTTAAAGAGTTATCTCAAACCAAAGAAGACTTAGAAATCTTGTTAGAAATGGTAAAAGAAGAACCAGATGAAGAATTAGAAAAAGAACTAGAAGAAAATTATCAAGAATTTCAAAAAGATCTAGACAAATATGAATTGGACATGCTTTTAAGTGCTCCCTATGATAAAAACAATGCGATTATTGAATTGCACCCTGGAGCAGGTGGCACAGAGTCACAGGATTGGGGAAGTATGCTTCTTAGAATGTATATGCGTTGGGCCGAAAAAAAAGGTTTCAAAGTAGAAACACTTGATTATCAAGATGGAGAAGAAGCCGGAATCAAAAGTGTAACTCTTTTAATTAAAGGCCACAATGCCTATGGTTATTTAAAAGCTGAAAAAGGAGTTCATCGTTTAGTTCGTATTTCACCATTTGATTCAGCTGGTAGACGTCACACCTCGTTTGTTTCAATTGATGTCATGCCAGAAATTGAAGATGCCGAAACTGTGGCCATTAACAATGATGACTTAAAAGTAGATACCTATCGAGCAAGTGGTGCGGGTGGTCAACATATTAATAAAACTGATTCCGCAGTTCGAATTACTCATATTCCAACAGGGATTGTTGTAGCTAGTCAAGCGCAACGTTCACAATTGAAAAATAGAGATCAAGCAATGGGAATGTTAAAAGCTAAGCTATATCAGCTAGAATTAGAAGAAAAAGAAAAAGAGCTAGCAGAAATTCGCGGTGAACAAAAAGAAATTGGTTGGGGTTCGCAAATTAGATCCTATGTATTCCATCCTTACTCAATGATTAAAGATCACCGAACAAACTATGAAACAGGAAATGTACAAGGAGTTATGGATGGAGATTTAGACCCATTTATAGATGCTTATTTAAAGAGCACAATGTTACTAAATGAATAA
- the secA gene encoding preprotein translocase subunit SecA, producing the protein MANFLKNLIENDKKEIKSLDRVANKVEAYADRMAALTDEELQAKTPEFKKRYQAGETLDDLLPEAFAVVREAAKRVLGLYPYHVQLMGGITLHKGNIPEMKTGEGKTLTATMPVYLNAIAGEGVHVVTVNEYLASRDATEMGELYEFLGLTVGLNLNSKSAEEKRAAYACDITYTTNNELGFDYLRDNMVVYREQMVQRPLSYAIVDEVDSILIDEARTPLIISGQAEKSTVLYTKADQFAKGLKAEEDYTIDVQSKTIGLTEEGMVKAERAFGVENLYDIDNTALIHHVDQALRANYIMLLDIDYVVQEGEVLIVDQFTGRIMDGRRYSDGLHQAIEAKEGVEIENESKTMANVTFQNYFRMYKKLAGMTGTAKTEQEEFREIYNIQVVEIPTNKPIIRDDRPDLLYATLTSKFNAVVEEIKERHAKGQPILVGTVAVETSELLSNLLTKAGIHHEVLNAKNHFKEAEIITSAGQKGAVTIATNMAGRGTDIKLGAGVLEVGGLCVIGTERHESRRIDNQLRGRAGRQGDPGITQFYLSLEDELMKRFGSERIQAILERMKVQDEDILIQSKMISRQVESAQKRVEGNNYDTRKNVLEYDDVMREQREIIYGQRLEVIMAEESLRKITIPMIKRTIDRIVDINTQGPKEEWNLQGIHDFATSAIVHEDSLKVSDLENKSPEEIKALLLEKAEKIYQAKEQQLNSTDQILEFEKVVVLRVVDSKWTDHIDTMDQLRQGIGLRAYAQTNPLVEYQAEGFKLFEEMIAAIDYDVTRLLMKSEIRQNLQREQVAQGTPARSSGDGDVVEAAKSKPVKVEDKIGRNDPCPCGSGKKYKNCHGKGKV; encoded by the coding sequence ATGGCAAATTTTTTAAAAAATTTAATTGAAAATGACAAAAAAGAAATTAAGAGTCTAGACAGAGTAGCAAATAAAGTAGAAGCATATGCAGACCGCATGGCAGCTTTAACAGATGAAGAATTACAAGCTAAAACACCTGAGTTTAAAAAACGCTATCAAGCAGGCGAAACACTTGATGATTTATTACCAGAAGCTTTTGCAGTTGTTCGTGAAGCAGCAAAACGTGTTTTAGGTCTTTACCCATACCACGTGCAATTAATGGGTGGTATTACTCTTCATAAAGGAAATATCCCAGAGATGAAAACAGGTGAAGGTAAAACGTTAACAGCAACGATGCCCGTTTATTTAAACGCGATTGCAGGTGAAGGCGTACACGTTGTAACTGTTAATGAATATTTAGCAAGTCGTGATGCAACTGAAATGGGTGAATTGTATGAATTTTTAGGTTTAACTGTAGGGTTGAATTTAAATTCTAAAAGTGCCGAAGAAAAACGCGCAGCTTACGCATGCGACATTACTTATACAACCAATAATGAACTAGGTTTTGATTATTTACGCGATAACATGGTCGTATACCGTGAACAAATGGTACAACGTCCTCTTAGCTATGCCATCGTGGATGAAGTCGATTCAATTTTAATTGACGAAGCTAGAACCCCGTTAATTATTTCAGGACAAGCTGAAAAATCAACTGTTCTGTATACGAAAGCAGATCAATTTGCTAAAGGGTTAAAAGCGGAAGAAGACTATACAATCGATGTTCAATCTAAAACCATTGGATTAACAGAAGAAGGTATGGTGAAAGCAGAACGAGCATTTGGTGTTGAAAACTTATATGACATCGACAATACAGCATTGATTCACCATGTGGATCAAGCATTACGTGCAAACTACATCATGTTATTAGATATCGATTACGTAGTTCAAGAAGGCGAAGTGCTAATTGTTGACCAATTTACTGGTCGTATTATGGATGGTCGTCGTTATTCTGACGGACTTCACCAAGCGATTGAAGCAAAAGAAGGCGTAGAAATTGAAAACGAGTCAAAAACAATGGCTAACGTTACTTTCCAAAATTACTTCCGTATGTATAAAAAATTAGCAGGAATGACTGGTACTGCTAAAACAGAACAAGAAGAATTCCGTGAAATCTACAACATTCAAGTAGTAGAAATCCCAACAAATAAACCAATTATTCGTGATGACCGTCCAGATTTATTATATGCAACATTAACCAGCAAGTTCAATGCTGTTGTAGAAGAAATCAAAGAACGTCATGCAAAAGGTCAACCAATCTTAGTAGGTACAGTTGCTGTTGAAACATCAGAATTACTTTCAAACCTTTTAACAAAAGCGGGTATTCATCATGAAGTTTTAAATGCAAAAAATCACTTTAAAGAAGCTGAAATCATTACAAGTGCTGGTCAAAAAGGTGCTGTAACAATCGCAACCAATATGGCCGGACGTGGTACCGATATTAAACTTGGTGCAGGCGTACTTGAAGTTGGTGGACTATGCGTTATTGGTACAGAACGTCACGAATCTCGTCGTATTGATAATCAATTACGTGGACGTGCAGGGCGTCAAGGAGATCCTGGTATCACTCAATTCTATTTATCATTAGAAGATGAATTAATGAAACGTTTTGGTTCAGAACGTATCCAAGCAATCCTTGAGCGTATGAAAGTTCAAGATGAAGATATCTTGATTCAAAGTAAAATGATTTCACGTCAAGTTGAATCGGCTCAAAAACGTGTTGAAGGAAATAACTATGACACGCGTAAAAACGTTTTAGAGTATGATGACGTAATGCGTGAACAACGTGAGATTATTTATGGACAACGTTTAGAAGTCATCATGGCAGAAGAATCATTAAGAAAAATTACAATTCCAATGATTAAACGTACAATTGATCGTATCGTTGATATAAACACACAAGGACCAAAAGAAGAGTGGAACTTACAAGGAATTCATGATTTTGCAACATCTGCAATTGTTCATGAAGACAGTTTAAAAGTAAGTGATTTAGAAAATAAATCTCCTGAAGAAATCAAAGCTTTGTTATTAGAAAAAGCTGAGAAAATTTACCAAGCTAAAGAGCAACAATTAAATAGTACAGATCAAATTCTTGAATTTGAAAAAGTAGTTGTTTTACGTGTTGTTGATAGCAAATGGACTGACCATATTGATACAATGGATCAATTAAGACAAGGTATTGGCTTAAGAGCATACGCTCAAACAAATCCATTAGTTGAGTACCAAGCAGAAGGCTTCAAATTATTTGAAGAAATGATTGCAGCAATTGATTACGATGTTACTCGTTTACTAATGAAATCTGAAATTAGACAAAACCTTCAAAGAGAACAAGTAGCTCAAGGAACACCTGCTCGTTCATCTGGTGATGGAGATGTTGTTGAAGCAGCAAAATCAAAACCAGTCAAAGTTGAAGATAAAATTGGACGTAATGATCCTTGTCCATGTGGTAGTGGTAAGAAATATAAAAACTGTCACGGAAAAGGTAAAGTTTAA
- the hpf gene encoding ribosome hibernation-promoting factor, HPF/YfiA family, which translates to MFKYNVRGENIEVTGAIRSYVEKKVGKLEKYFSDTPDATAHVNLKVYSDKTAKVEVTIPLPYLVLRAEETSPDLYASVDLVVDKLERQMRKYKTKINRKSREKGFDFIVPDEATLDSQGELDIVRTKRVSLKPMDSEEAALQMDMLGHNFFIFEDAETNGTSIVYRRKDGKYGLIETN; encoded by the coding sequence ATGTTTAAATATAATGTCCGTGGCGAAAATATTGAAGTGACTGGGGCAATCCGCAGTTACGTTGAAAAAAAAGTAGGAAAATTGGAGAAATATTTTAGTGATACACCTGATGCAACTGCACATGTGAATTTAAAAGTATACTCTGACAAAACTGCTAAAGTAGAGGTAACCATTCCACTACCATATTTGGTTCTACGTGCAGAAGAAACCTCACCTGATTTATACGCGAGTGTGGATTTAGTAGTGGACAAATTAGAAAGACAAATGCGTAAATATAAAACTAAAATCAATCGTAAATCTCGTGAAAAAGGGTTTGATTTTATCGTTCCCGACGAAGCAACGCTTGACTCACAAGGAGAGCTTGATATTGTCCGTACAAAACGAGTGTCACTAAAACCAATGGACAGTGAAGAAGCTGCTCTACAAATGGATATGTTAGGACATAATTTCTTTATCTTTGAAGACGCTGAGACAAACGGTACAAGTATTGTTTATCGTCGTAAAGATGGTAAATATGGCTTGATTGAAACCAATTAA
- a CDS encoding ComF family protein: protein MLDCLFCGQQEIKKIMLKEILFFTKITEEKLCRKCKKNLVVLKKFATCRGCGRKLKDSKLCEDCLKWQVKYPKFELRHLALYEYNLFIKEWMERFKFQGDYRLRNLFNEEVKAIFKTYKKEIVIPVPISQLSYQKRGFNQVTAILKAAEIPYTDCLINEKNQLKQSSKTRKERLQMEQPFHLIKEKAEFIKNQSLVIVDDVYTTGRTILYAKDILIKHGARNVRSFSIAR from the coding sequence ATGTTAGATTGTCTTTTTTGCGGACAACAAGAAATAAAAAAAATAATGCTAAAAGAAATTTTATTTTTTACCAAAATAACAGAGGAAAAATTATGTAGAAAATGCAAAAAAAACTTAGTGGTGTTAAAAAAATTTGCAACTTGTAGAGGATGTGGTAGGAAACTTAAAGATAGTAAGCTGTGTGAAGATTGCCTAAAATGGCAAGTCAAATACCCAAAATTTGAATTAAGACATTTGGCTTTATATGAGTACAATCTGTTTATCAAAGAGTGGATGGAAAGATTTAAGTTTCAAGGAGACTATCGCTTAAGAAATCTATTCAATGAAGAAGTGAAAGCCATTTTCAAAACTTATAAAAAAGAGATTGTTATACCAGTTCCAATTAGTCAATTAAGTTACCAAAAAAGAGGTTTTAATCAAGTGACAGCTATTTTGAAAGCAGCAGAGATTCCATATACAGATTGTTTAATTAATGAAAAAAATCAGCTAAAACAATCTAGTAAAACTAGAAAAGAAAGATTACAAATGGAACAGCCATTTCATTTAATAAAGGAAAAAGCAGAATTTATCAAAAATCAATCCCTCGTAATTGTTGATGATGTATATACAACAGGAAGAACAATCCTCTATGCGAAGGACATTTTAATCAAACATGGAGCTAGAAATGTTAGAAGTTTTTCAATTGCTCGATAA
- a CDS encoding DEAD/DEAH box helicase codes for MIELLFGRHLLKEEINHQLDVTMISNLIVENGFQEKTESQISCNRCGETNKQKRQVAPCVCKRECYYCTNCLQMGKVKKCSSLFSVAEPNRMSCNQSNLLTWRGVLSQQQSMASKAIKKAIDLNTTHLIWAVAGAGKTEMIFAGIEKALNQGKRVCIASPRVDVCLELAPRLKNAFGHTTVALLYGSSEESYQYTSLVVATTHQLMRFKEAFDVLIIDEIDAFPFHSDRGLHFAVNKAVKKEKTLIYLTATPSKEMQKAITNNQLVATILPARYHGYPLPEPTTNWVGDWRKQLSLNKIPKKLKQILAKLIHNERRFLLFVPKIELMEKLAYLIQECFPTQLFLSVYSADEKRKESVLKMRAERLSGLLSTTILERGVTFRDIDVLVLGAEDQTFTEASLVQIAGRVGRHPEFPKGEVLFLHYGQTRAMKGAIKQIKTMNQLAKKKGLLNEC; via the coding sequence GTGATAGAATTGCTTTTTGGTAGACACCTCTTAAAAGAGGAAATCAATCACCAACTAGACGTGACAATGATTTCAAATCTCATTGTGGAGAATGGATTTCAAGAAAAAACAGAAAGTCAAATAAGCTGTAATCGTTGTGGAGAAACAAATAAGCAAAAGCGTCAAGTAGCCCCCTGTGTCTGTAAAAGAGAGTGCTATTACTGTACCAACTGTCTTCAAATGGGAAAGGTGAAAAAATGTAGCTCTTTATTTTCAGTAGCCGAACCGAATCGTATGTCATGTAACCAATCCAATCTTCTAACGTGGCGTGGGGTATTGTCTCAACAACAATCAATGGCTTCAAAAGCAATCAAAAAAGCTATCGATTTAAACACGACTCATCTGATTTGGGCGGTGGCAGGAGCTGGAAAAACAGAAATGATATTTGCTGGAATTGAGAAGGCTTTAAATCAGGGGAAACGCGTATGTATTGCTTCACCTAGAGTGGACGTTTGTTTAGAATTAGCGCCACGTTTAAAAAATGCCTTCGGTCATACGACAGTAGCCTTACTATATGGATCTAGTGAAGAAAGTTATCAATATACCTCTTTAGTCGTTGCAACAACTCACCAGTTAATGCGATTTAAAGAAGCTTTTGATGTATTAATTATTGATGAAATTGATGCTTTCCCATTTCATTCAGATAGAGGGCTTCATTTTGCTGTTAACAAAGCTGTAAAAAAAGAAAAAACCTTGATTTATTTAACAGCAACACCAAGTAAAGAAATGCAAAAAGCAATTACTAATAATCAACTAGTAGCTACGATTTTACCCGCCAGATATCACGGTTATCCATTACCTGAACCTACAACCAACTGGGTAGGTGATTGGCGAAAGCAGTTGTCGTTAAATAAAATACCCAAAAAATTAAAACAAATACTAGCAAAACTCATTCATAACGAGCGACGTTTTCTCTTATTTGTCCCGAAAATTGAACTTATGGAAAAACTAGCATACTTGATTCAAGAATGTTTCCCAACTCAATTATTTTTAAGCGTCTATTCTGCTGATGAAAAAAGAAAAGAGAGTGTTTTAAAGATGAGGGCAGAACGGTTGTCAGGTTTATTATCAACCACAATTCTCGAAAGAGGTGTGACATTTAGAGATATCGATGTTCTCGTTTTAGGAGCAGAAGACCAAACTTTCACAGAAGCATCGCTTGTACAAATTGCAGGAAGAGTGGGTAGACACCCTGAATTTCCTAAAGGAGAGGTACTATTTTTACATTATGGACAAACCAGAGCAATGAAAGGTGCGATCAAGCAAATAAAAACAATGAATCAACTTGCTAAAAAGAAAGGGTTGTTAAATGAATGTTAG
- a CDS encoding DegV family protein, translated as MKIAIVIDSTAYLTHEQYKQNNIYMLPLSVVVGNEVYREEVDITSEEFFEKVRTMENLPTSSQPTTGEIVTLFEQLAKDYDAVISVHLSSKISGTYQNVAGAASMVEGIKVFPYDSGISCMAQGYFALEGARMAKHGATVEEILTAFDEMQKTLRAYFMVDDLNHLVRGGRLSNGAAILGSMLKIKPILHFEDKEIVVFEKIRSSKKALKRIEGMLVEDSEKGYPIVATIIHANAEEEALKWKKHLEKTLPTVRFELSYFGPVIGTHLGEGALGMAWIEDRNRSHPY; from the coding sequence TTGAAAATTGCAATTGTAATAGATAGCACTGCTTACTTAACACATGAGCAATATAAACAAAATAACATTTATATGTTGCCACTTTCCGTTGTGGTAGGCAATGAAGTTTACCGAGAAGAAGTTGATATTACGAGTGAAGAGTTTTTTGAAAAAGTTCGTACTATGGAAAACTTACCAACCAGTTCTCAACCTACAACAGGAGAAATTGTCACATTGTTTGAACAATTGGCTAAAGATTATGACGCTGTTATTAGTGTTCATTTATCTAGTAAAATAAGTGGAACGTATCAAAATGTTGCAGGTGCTGCTTCAATGGTAGAAGGCATAAAAGTTTTTCCTTATGATTCTGGGATTAGCTGTATGGCCCAAGGGTACTTTGCGTTAGAGGGTGCACGAATGGCTAAGCATGGTGCAACTGTTGAAGAAATTCTAACTGCTTTTGATGAAATGCAAAAAACACTTAGGGCCTATTTCATGGTAGACGATTTGAATCATCTAGTCCGTGGAGGCAGACTATCTAATGGTGCTGCTATTTTAGGCTCAATGTTAAAAATTAAACCTATTTTGCACTTTGAAGACAAAGAAATTGTTGTTTTTGAAAAAATTCGTTCTTCAAAAAAAGCATTAAAACGAATTGAAGGTATGTTGGTAGAAGATAGCGAAAAAGGCTATCCAATCGTTGCCACAATCATTCATGCGAATGCAGAAGAAGAAGCTTTAAAATGGAAGAAACATTTAGAAAAAACCTTGCCAACGGTTCGGTTTGAATTAAGTTATTTTGGTCCAGTAATAGGTACTCATTTAGGTGAGGGAGCGTTAGGCATGGCTTGGATTGAAGATAGAAATAGAAGTCATCCTTATTAA